One Euphorbia lathyris chromosome 1, ddEupLath1.1, whole genome shotgun sequence DNA segment encodes these proteins:
- the LOC136213440 gene encoding flavonoid 3',5'-hydroxylase 1-like, producing MSQLYHFFSICSSELYLTLTLTVLSIVLLWNIVKKSKDQLPPGPRGLPVLGYLPFLGTFLHKNFTQLAAKYGPIYKLWLGNKLYVVISSPYLAKQVLRDNDKIFANHEPTLAAKIISYGGNGIAFRLYDPEWMKMRKVFVREMLNNASINDLYRLRKQEMHKGIRHAYNKAGEVVDFGELAFGITTNSAISMLCGGTLKGEKSTHFIAEFRKMAEELMILLGRTNVSDVFPILARLDLQGIEKQARRVHLQFDKIFNSMIEQRLGEGKEEKKEGKRDFLQILMDYNNQGDAQTSITTNQLKALLLDIVVGGTDTTATMLEWTMTEIMLNEQVKKKVYRELEEVVGINNELEESHLPKLKYLDAVCKEANRLHPALPLLVPHLSSESCTLGSYTIPKGTSVFFNVYAIHRDPLYWENPLEFRPERFLDTKGENFDYLGNNFKYIPFGAGRRVCAGIPLAERGLIYILGSMLHSFEWTLPHGIELDLSDKFGIVIKKMKPLMLLPKPRRSGLELY from the exons ATGTCTCAGTTATACCACTTCTTCAGCATCTGCTCATCGGAACTATATCTAACCTTAACACTCACAGTCCTGAGCATAGTACTGTTATGGAATATCGTCAAGAAATCAAAAGATCAGCTGCCGCCAGGTCCCCGGGGCTTGCCAGTGCTCGGATACCTTCCATTTCTAGGCACTTTCCTCCACAAAAACTTCACTCAATTAGCTGCAAAATATGGTCCTATCTACAAGCTCTGGCTCGGAAACAAATTGTACGTAGTAATTAGCTCACCTTACCTCGCGAAGCAAGTTCTCCGCGACAATGACAAGATCTTTGCAAACCACGAACCAACCCTGGCTGCTAAGATCATCAGTTATGGCGGAAACGGTATAGCTTTCCGCCTTTATGATCCAGAATGGATGAAAATGCGTAAAGTGTTTGTTCGGGAGATGCTGAATAATGCAAGCATCAATGACCTCTATCGGCTCCGAAAGCAAGAGATGCACAAGGGTATTAGGCATGCTTATAATAAAGCAGGGGAAGTAGTTGATTTTGGTGAATTGGCATTTGGAATAACTACAAACTCTGCTATAAGTATGTTGTGTGGTGGCACGCTCAAAGGAGAGAAAAGTACTCATTTTATTGCAGAGTTTCGGAAAATGGCAGAGGAACTCATGATCTTATTGGGAAGAACTAATGTCTCGGATGTTTTTCCAATTCTAGCAAGGCTTGACTTGCAAGGTATAGAGAAACAAGCAAGAAGAGTACACTTACAATTTGACAAGATTTTTAATTCAATGATAGAGCAGCGTCTAGGAGAAGGgaaggaagaaaagaaagagggaaAGAGAGACTTCTTGCAGATTCTAATGGATTATAACAACCAAGGTGATGCTCAAACATCAATTACCACCAACCAACTCAAAGCCTTGTTACTG GACATAGTGGTGGGTGGCACAGACACCACAGCTACTATGTTAGAATGGACAATGACAGAAATAATGCTAAATGAACAAGTAAAAAAGAAAGTATACAGAGAATTAGAAGAAGTCGTGGGTATCAACAATGAATTAGAAGAGTCTCATTTACCCAAACTAAAGTACCTTGATGCAGTGTGTAAAGAGGCAAATCGTTTGCATCCAGCACTTCCTCTATTAGTACCTCATTTGTCAAGTGAATCTTGCACACTAGGAAGCTATACAATTCCAAAGGGAACTTCTGTATTCTTCAATGTTTATGCTATCCACAGAGATCCCCTTTATTGGGAAAATCCGTTGGAGTTTAGGCCCGAGAGGTTCTTGGATACTAAAGGTGAAAATTTTGATTATTTGGGGAACAATTTTAAGTATATACCATTTGGAGCAGGGAGGAGAGTTTGTGCAGGAATTCCATTAGCAGAGAGGGGATTGATATACATATTGGGTTCAATGTTGCATTCATTTGAATGGACATTACCACATGGAATAGAGCTGGATTTGTCTGATAAATTTGGGATTGTTATTAAGAAAATGAAACCATTAATGCTTCTTCCTAAACCTAGGCGATCTGGTCTGGAGCTTTACTAA